In Verrucomicrobiia bacterium, a genomic segment contains:
- a CDS encoding glycoside hydrolase family 32 protein yields the protein MQRLFQTFVPALCLLAHGAPGQSNDALFHRATAALEAAIPRAQADPAHPIFHVAAPAQWMNDPNGPIFYKGFYHLFYQLHPFSDASGPKYWGHVRSRDLVKWEHLPIALCPSVESGEAEVWSGCCTVNGRGQPMIFYTSIAQGRSAMDHSEQWAATSDDDLIRWHKCPSNPVLSEALHGDRKIYDWRDPFIFHAGGKTFLVAGGNLNKAKGGQAVVNIYQAQNAELTQWTYRGALFQHPDSEARTVECPNFFQLGRQWVLLVSPYGRVQYFIGDFDEATCRFHARARGLLDYGPGFYAPNTMQVPDGRRLVWGWVNGFPGGHGWNGCLSLPRQLSLSREGRLRQEPAPQLSRLRGQPSKWRNLSLSEHGEVLTLPKTNTLEVLVRIDLRSGGKIALEFASAGNDAPPLEMSFDGSDLGVMGTKIALSSVGSRQKLSLRVFIDRSVMEVFANDSACFTRTIKPLAANVTLSMRAEHGTARAQLVEAWPMQTIW from the coding sequence ATGCAACGCCTTTTCCAGACTTTTGTTCCCGCTCTCTGTCTTCTGGCACACGGCGCGCCGGGCCAAAGCAATGACGCCCTGTTCCACCGAGCGACGGCGGCCCTGGAGGCTGCCATACCACGCGCGCAGGCTGACCCCGCCCATCCCATATTTCATGTCGCCGCGCCCGCGCAATGGATGAATGACCCGAACGGGCCGATCTTTTACAAGGGCTTCTATCATCTTTTTTACCAGTTGCATCCCTTTAGCGACGCGAGCGGGCCCAAGTATTGGGGCCATGTCCGCAGCCGGGACCTGGTGAAGTGGGAGCACTTGCCCATCGCCTTGTGCCCCTCGGTAGAATCGGGCGAGGCGGAGGTGTGGTCGGGTTGCTGCACGGTCAATGGGCGAGGCCAACCTATGATTTTCTACACCAGCATCGCCCAGGGCCGCTCCGCCATGGACCACTCGGAACAATGGGCCGCCACCAGCGACGATGACTTGATTCGCTGGCACAAATGTCCTTCCAACCCGGTGCTTTCTGAGGCGTTGCACGGTGACAGGAAAATCTACGACTGGCGCGACCCGTTTATTTTCCACGCCGGCGGCAAAACGTTTCTCGTCGCGGGCGGCAATCTAAACAAGGCGAAGGGCGGGCAGGCCGTGGTGAACATTTATCAGGCCCAGAACGCCGAGTTGACCCAATGGACCTATCGCGGCGCGCTGTTTCAGCATCCGGACTCCGAGGCGCGCACGGTCGAGTGCCCGAACTTTTTTCAACTGGGCCGCCAGTGGGTGCTGCTGGTGTCGCCTTATGGAAGGGTGCAGTATTTCATAGGCGATTTTGACGAGGCGACTTGCCGGTTTCACGCCCGCGCGCGCGGGCTGTTGGATTACGGGCCTGGCTTTTACGCCCCCAACACGATGCAGGTCCCCGATGGCCGGCGCCTCGTGTGGGGATGGGTCAACGGCTTTCCTGGCGGGCACGGCTGGAACGGCTGCCTGTCTTTGCCCCGGCAGTTGAGCTTGTCCCGCGAAGGTCGATTGCGTCAGGAACCTGCGCCGCAATTGAGCCGGCTGCGGGGCCAACCGAGCAAGTGGCGAAATCTCTCGCTCTCGGAGCATGGCGAGGTTCTGACCTTGCCCAAGACGAATACGCTGGAGGTTTTGGTCAGGATTGATTTGCGAAGTGGAGGCAAAATTGCCCTGGAATTTGCCAGCGCCGGCAATGATGCGCCCCCGCTTGAAATGAGCTTCGACGGCTCGGACCTTGGCGTGATGGGGACAAAAATCGCGCTCTCTTCCGTGGGGAGCCGCCAGAAACTAAGCCTCCGGGTTTTTATTGATCGCTCGGTGATGGAGGTTTTCGCCAATGACAGCGCGTGCTTCACCCGGACGATCAAGCCACTGGCTGCGAATGTTACCTTGTCGATGCGGGCCGAGCACGGCACGGCCCGGGCGCAACTGGTTGAAGCCTGGCCGATGCAGACGATCTGGTAG